One Kineococcus radiotolerans SRS30216 = ATCC BAA-149 DNA window includes the following coding sequences:
- the trpS gene encoding tryptophan--tRNA ligase: protein MPDHAGPAGPAGVRPRLLSGMQPTSGSLHLGNYLGALKQWVALQDTHDALYCVVDLHALTVGPDPAALRERTRWTAAQYVAAGVDPERSALFVQSHVPAHAQLAWVLSCLTGYGEAARMTQFKDKSARQGTDSTTVGLFTYPVLMAADILLYQAAEVPVGEDQRQHLELTRNLAQRFNARFGDTFTVPEPFIPKETAKIFDLQDPGAKMSKSSSSPNGIVDVMDDPKVTAKKIRSAVTDTGREVLFDPVEKAGVSNLLSIHSALSGKPIAELEADFAGRGYGDLKKELAEVVTDTLGPVRSRAQELMADPGALDELLAAGAARANEIAEQTLATVYDRVGLVGRRR, encoded by the coding sequence ATGCCCGATCACGCAGGTCCCGCAGGTCCCGCCGGCGTGCGCCCGCGGCTGCTCTCGGGGATGCAGCCGACCTCCGGGTCGCTGCACCTCGGCAACTACCTCGGGGCGCTGAAGCAGTGGGTGGCCCTGCAGGACACCCACGACGCGCTCTACTGCGTCGTCGACCTGCACGCCCTCACCGTCGGCCCCGACCCGGCCGCGCTGCGCGAGCGGACCCGCTGGACGGCCGCCCAGTACGTCGCCGCCGGGGTCGACCCCGAGCGCTCGGCCCTCTTCGTCCAGAGCCACGTGCCCGCCCACGCCCAGCTGGCCTGGGTGCTGTCCTGCCTCACCGGCTACGGCGAGGCCGCGCGGATGACGCAGTTCAAGGACAAGTCGGCCCGGCAGGGCACCGACAGCACCACCGTCGGCCTCTTCACCTACCCCGTCCTCATGGCCGCCGACATCCTGCTCTACCAGGCCGCCGAGGTCCCCGTCGGCGAGGACCAGCGCCAGCACCTGGAGCTGACCCGCAACCTCGCCCAGCGCTTCAACGCCCGCTTCGGCGACACCTTCACCGTGCCGGAGCCCTTCATCCCGAAGGAGACGGCGAAGATCTTCGACCTGCAGGACCCGGGCGCGAAGATGAGCAAGTCCTCCTCCTCGCCCAACGGGATCGTCGACGTCATGGACGACCCGAAGGTCACGGCCAAGAAGATCCGCTCCGCCGTCACCGACACCGGCCGCGAGGTCCTCTTCGACCCGGTGGAGAAGGCCGGCGTCTCCAACCTGCTCTCCATCCACTCGGCGCTGTCGGGGAAGCCGATCGCCGAGCTCGAGGCCGACTTCGCCGGCCGCGGCTACGGCGACCTCAAGAAGGAGCTCGCCGAGGTCGTCACCGACACCCTCGGTCCCGTCCGCAGCCGCGCCCAGGAGCTGATGGCCGACCCCGGCGCCCTCGACGAGTTGCTCGCCGCCGGTGCGGCCCGCGCGAACGAGATCGCCGAGCAGACGCTGGCCACGGTCTACGACCGGGTCGGCCTGGTGGGTCGTCGCCGGTGA
- a CDS encoding 2'-5' RNA ligase family protein — MTGSAPGGTGRAARTIGVSIPVPAPHAGELTAWREEFGDPLARAIPPHITLLPPSVLPDADLDAARDHLAATAAAASPFEVHLRGTATFRPVSPVVFVQVTRGISECELLQAAVRTGPLAREISFPFHPHVTVAHDVDEASLDRAELVLRDWEATFTVKGFSLYEHGADGVWRPREDFTFRQ; from the coding sequence GTGACCGGATCAGCACCGGGGGGCACCGGGCGCGCCGCGCGGACCATCGGGGTCTCCATCCCCGTGCCCGCACCCCACGCGGGCGAGCTGACGGCCTGGCGCGAGGAGTTCGGCGATCCGCTGGCGCGCGCGATCCCGCCGCACATCACGCTGCTGCCGCCCTCGGTCCTGCCCGACGCCGACCTGGACGCCGCGCGCGACCACCTCGCCGCGACGGCGGCCGCCGCCTCGCCCTTCGAGGTGCACCTGCGGGGGACCGCGACGTTCCGCCCCGTCTCGCCGGTGGTGTTCGTCCAGGTCACCCGCGGCATCTCCGAGTGCGAGCTGCTGCAGGCCGCGGTGCGGACCGGCCCGCTGGCCCGGGAGATCTCCTTCCCCTTCCACCCGCACGTCACCGTGGCCCACGACGTCGACGAGGCGTCGCTGGACCGCGCCGAACTCGTGTTGCGGGACTGGGAGGCGACCTTCACCGTGAAGGGGTTCAGCCTCTACGAGCACGGCGCCGACGGCGTCTGGCGGCCACGGGAGGACTTCACCTTCCGGCAGTGA
- a CDS encoding YihY/virulence factor BrkB family protein, with protein MSAVEQAKNAISTVTRSFPARVWQRYGEARGNVLAGGIAYFAFFSIFPALAVGLTVLGLVMRNTPEVRDVVVDNLIAGVNQYAPDLVHRGVKPANGTGIYIDEFIQGTALTWSLVVSTATFLFTGLGWMDGMRESIRAVFGDPPGGGNLVVVRLRDLLGMLVVGSGVALSVASVVVTNGAGGYLLSALGFEPSTWSRWLLGAAGFLVAFAIDTCTFLLVFRVLPNADVPLHDLLQGAVLGGIGLGLLKQFGTAFARRSAEGNAFLGAAATLVVLLVLMNLISRLILLAAAWAATRAEDSGTLHPDLMAQARLTAPLGPEPPEGFGAGEGRRRLPFLSGLLVGVLGGRTLRRVRRSRR; from the coding sequence GTGAGCGCGGTCGAGCAGGCCAAGAACGCGATCAGCACGGTCACGCGCAGCTTCCCCGCCCGCGTCTGGCAGCGCTACGGCGAGGCCCGCGGCAACGTGCTGGCCGGGGGGATCGCCTACTTCGCCTTCTTCTCCATCTTCCCCGCGCTCGCGGTGGGCCTGACGGTCCTGGGCCTGGTGATGCGCAACACCCCCGAGGTGCGCGACGTCGTCGTCGACAACCTCATCGCCGGGGTGAACCAGTACGCACCGGACCTGGTGCACCGCGGGGTGAAGCCGGCGAACGGCACCGGGATCTACATCGACGAGTTCATCCAGGGCACCGCCCTCACCTGGTCGCTCGTGGTGTCCACCGCGACGTTCCTCTTCACGGGCCTGGGCTGGATGGACGGGATGCGCGAGAGCATCCGCGCGGTCTTCGGCGACCCCCCGGGCGGGGGGAACCTCGTCGTGGTGCGGTTGCGCGACCTGCTCGGGATGCTCGTCGTCGGGTCGGGGGTGGCGCTGTCGGTGGCCTCCGTCGTCGTCACCAACGGCGCCGGCGGCTACCTGCTGAGCGCCCTGGGCTTCGAGCCCTCCACCTGGTCGCGGTGGCTGCTGGGCGCCGCCGGCTTCCTCGTCGCCTTCGCCATCGACACCTGCACCTTCCTGCTCGTCTTCCGGGTGCTGCCCAACGCCGACGTGCCGCTGCACGACCTGCTGCAGGGCGCGGTCCTCGGCGGGATCGGGCTGGGCCTGCTCAAGCAGTTCGGCACCGCCTTCGCCCGCCGCAGCGCCGAGGGCAACGCCTTCCTCGGGGCGGCCGCCACCCTCGTGGTGCTGCTGGTGCTCATGAACCTCATCAGCCGGCTCATCCTGCTGGCGGCGGCGTGGGCGGCCACCCGGGCCGAGGACAGCGGGACGCTGCACCCGGACCTCATGGCGCAGGCGCGCCTGACCGCGCCGCTGGGCCCGGAGCCGCCCGAGGGCTTCGGCGCGGGGGAGGGCCGGCGGCGGCTCCCGTTCCTCTCCGGCCTCCTCGTCGGCGTCCTCGGCGGCCGCACGCTGCGCCGGGTCCGGCGGTCCCGGCGCTGA
- a CDS encoding SCO4848 family membrane protein — translation MVLSKPASWFLVLFGVWSWFIWPNFLRNIWGDPRSFEDGPQPFFLVHLVLVVVSLVLGTAIALLGVRGLRGWARPTREDR, via the coding sequence GTGGTCCTCTCCAAGCCCGCCAGCTGGTTCCTCGTCCTCTTCGGGGTGTGGAGCTGGTTCATCTGGCCGAACTTCCTGCGCAACATCTGGGGCGACCCGCGCTCGTTCGAGGACGGCCCGCAGCCGTTCTTCCTCGTCCACCTGGTGCTGGTCGTGGTGAGCCTGGTGCTGGGCACCGCCATCGCGCTGCTGGGGGTCCGGGGCCTGCGAGGATGGGCCCGCCCCACCCGCGAGGACCGCTGA
- a CDS encoding LacI family DNA-binding transcriptional regulator produces the protein MPTPAAPTLESVAARAGVSRATAGRVLAGYGRVSDAAREAVLRAASELSYVPNQAARSLVTRRTGSMALVVVEPVERFFADSYFPLVLSGAQAQLADREVQLVLVVLSTPRERERFERYARGGHVDGAILVSVHGPDPLPQHLLDAGIPVVMSGRPYEESSAVPFVSADNVGGARAATRHLLERGCRRVVTVTGPMDMRVGQERLEGFRTELRAHRVRFSAGLTASGDFTVEGGRRATEGLLARWPDLDGVFAANDLMAAGALQALSAAGRAVPEDVRVVGFDDAPLAAAATPPLTTVRQPVVEMGRALARMLLALVDGQPAVDHVIAPTELVERATS, from the coding sequence GTGCCGACTCCGGCCGCCCCGACGCTCGAGTCGGTCGCCGCGCGCGCCGGCGTCTCCCGCGCCACCGCCGGCCGCGTGCTCGCCGGCTACGGCCGGGTCAGCGACGCCGCGAGGGAAGCCGTGCTGCGGGCGGCGTCGGAGCTGTCCTACGTGCCCAACCAGGCGGCGCGCTCGCTGGTGACCCGGCGCACCGGGTCGATGGCCCTCGTCGTCGTCGAACCGGTGGAGCGCTTCTTCGCCGACTCCTACTTCCCGCTCGTCCTCAGCGGGGCCCAGGCCCAGCTCGCCGACCGCGAGGTGCAGCTGGTGCTGGTGGTGCTCTCCACCCCGCGCGAGCGCGAGCGCTTCGAGCGCTACGCCCGCGGCGGCCACGTGGACGGGGCGATCCTGGTGTCGGTGCACGGGCCGGACCCGCTGCCGCAGCACCTGCTGGACGCGGGCATCCCCGTGGTGATGTCGGGGCGTCCCTACGAGGAGTCCTCCGCGGTGCCGTTCGTCTCGGCCGACAACGTCGGTGGTGCCCGCGCGGCCACCCGGCACCTGCTGGAGCGGGGGTGCCGCCGGGTGGTCACCGTGACCGGGCCGATGGACATGCGGGTGGGTCAGGAGCGGCTGGAGGGCTTCCGCACCGAGCTGCGGGCGCACCGGGTCCGGTTCAGCGCGGGCCTGACCGCCTCGGGGGACTTCACCGTGGAGGGCGGGCGGCGGGCGACGGAGGGTCTGCTGGCGCGCTGGCCGGACCTCGACGGCGTGTTCGCCGCCAACGACCTCATGGCGGCGGGGGCGCTGCAGGCGCTGTCGGCGGCGGGGCGGGCCGTGCCCGAGGACGTGCGCGTGGTCGGCTTCGACGACGCCCCGCTGGCGGCGGCCGCCACGCCCCCGCTGACCACGGTGCGCCAGCCGGTGGTGGAGATGGGCCGGGCGCTGGCCCGGATGCTGCTGGCGCTGGTGGACGGCCAGCCCGCGGTGGACCACGTCATCGCGCCCACGGAACTCGTCGAACGCGCCACGTCCTGA